The candidate division WOR-3 bacterium genome includes a window with the following:
- a CDS encoding mucoidy inhibitor MuiA family protein yields the protein MSIVLLLVTALSVTSRVDSVVIYPHQVLVVRTASVTVSGSGELAFPGFPGALDDNSVRIKAPGIRVGEVQVRRGYQAEPTSEVKRLQARMQELEDQARGLDDEAAVLKAKEEFLNSVKLGAPEIISKELQQGKVAIESWRGALAFVGDELAKVKARQVKLVREKTEMQKQLEAARQEYNDAKAAVENRKEVRFNYAADAGSYDLRISYVIANAASWSPYYELRANPGQSKVDVSYFAKLTQRSGEDWEDVKVVLSTTTPVLGVTPPQPYPWYLSLLEQVVEVSSRKMMPAPGAAKALEDFDGGAMAAPPEEIQPVETGISLQYAIPGRVSLKSGEQAKKLGLKQIALPAEFEYSTLPRSGQQAYLTGNLANTSDFVFLAGDGNTYVGDEYTGSTWLPNVAPQESTLLSFGIDERVKVKRELVKSFKSKGGLLSKTEKQSFVYRTTVENYISKPAVIKVVEQFPVSRQGEIKVSVTKVEPKFLEEDKNQGTYTWKPTIETRGKFTIDFEFTVEYPAGRQVQGLF from the coding sequence ATGTCCATAGTACTACTGCTGGTAACGGCTCTATCCGTTACTTCGCGCGTCGACTCGGTCGTCATCTACCCGCACCAGGTGCTAGTCGTGAGAACGGCGAGCGTGACCGTGTCCGGTTCGGGCGAGCTTGCGTTTCCCGGATTTCCCGGGGCGCTCGACGATAACAGCGTCCGCATCAAGGCGCCGGGCATCCGCGTCGGCGAGGTACAGGTGCGGCGCGGGTATCAGGCCGAACCGACGTCCGAGGTGAAACGGCTGCAGGCAAGGATGCAGGAGCTCGAGGACCAGGCCAGAGGGCTCGACGACGAGGCCGCGGTGCTCAAGGCCAAAGAGGAGTTTCTCAACTCGGTGAAGCTCGGCGCGCCGGAGATCATCTCAAAGGAGCTGCAGCAGGGCAAAGTCGCGATTGAGTCGTGGCGGGGCGCGCTAGCATTTGTCGGCGATGAACTGGCGAAGGTCAAGGCGCGGCAGGTGAAGCTTGTCCGCGAGAAAACGGAGATGCAGAAACAGCTCGAAGCGGCGCGGCAGGAGTACAACGACGCCAAGGCGGCGGTCGAGAACCGGAAGGAAGTCAGGTTTAACTACGCGGCCGACGCCGGCTCCTATGATCTGCGCATTTCCTATGTCATTGCCAACGCCGCCAGCTGGAGTCCCTACTACGAGTTGCGGGCGAATCCCGGGCAGAGCAAGGTCGACGTCTCCTACTTCGCGAAGCTCACGCAGCGGAGCGGCGAGGACTGGGAGGACGTGAAGGTCGTCCTCTCCACGACCACGCCGGTGCTGGGTGTGACGCCGCCACAGCCGTATCCCTGGTACCTGTCGCTGCTTGAGCAGGTAGTCGAGGTGTCCTCGCGAAAGATGATGCCGGCGCCGGGCGCGGCAAAGGCATTGGAGGATTTCGACGGTGGCGCCATGGCGGCACCGCCCGAGGAGATTCAGCCGGTCGAGACCGGCATCTCGCTCCAGTACGCGATTCCCGGCCGAGTCAGCCTGAAGTCGGGCGAGCAGGCGAAGAAGCTCGGATTGAAGCAGATTGCTCTGCCGGCTGAGTTCGAGTACTCCACGCTACCGCGCTCCGGACAGCAGGCGTACCTGACTGGCAACCTGGCCAATACCAGCGACTTCGTGTTCCTGGCCGGGGACGGCAATACCTACGTCGGCGACGAGTACACCGGCTCGACCTGGCTGCCGAACGTCGCTCCGCAGGAGTCGACGCTCCTGAGCTTTGGCATTGACGAGCGGGTCAAAGTCAAGAGGGAGTTGGTGAAGAGCTTCAAGTCGAAGGGTGGGCTTCTCTCCAAGACCGAGAAGCAGAGCTTCGTCTATCGGACCACGGTCGAGAACTACATCTCGAAGCCAGCGGTCATCAAGGTTGTGGAGCAGTTTCCAGTTTCCCGGCAGGGCGAGATCAAGGTGTCGGTAACCAAGGTCGAGCCGAAGTTCCTTGAAGAGGATAAGAACCAGGGAACCTACACTTGGAAGCCGACGATCGAGACCAGAGGCAAGTTCACCATCGACTTCGAGTTCACGGTCGAGTACCCGGCCGGCCGCCAGGTGCAGGGCCTGTTCTAG